The genomic interval CCTTGCAAAAAGCAACCTCACAGGGGCAAAAAGGGTATGAAAGACATAAAAGATCGGACTGTAAAGGAGGGAAAGTCTCGTTGTGAAGGGAAGAACAAGATTCTTAGGCATTACCTCTCCTATTACAAATATCAGTAAGCTCATAACTAACACGGAAAGGGTAGCACCTTTTTTCCCGAAGGTATCAACGAATATCTTCGTCCCGTAAGAAGAGATCAACACGTTCACCACCTCGTTACCTATAAGTACGGAAAAGAGAAGTTCCCTCGGTTTAGAAAGAAGTTTCCTTAGGAGACTGTATGCTTTACTTTTGCTATATCTCTTCAATAGGTATCTGTTAGCACCGAAAAAGACAATCTCTGAGGAGGAAAAAAATCCTGAAAGTAATAAGAGAAAAACGATCAGGAGGATTTCAGTATAAATTGCATTTGACGAGTCTTCCATCGGATAAAACCTCCTTTACGTTCTCTTTACAGCCCTCCATCCTTTCACTACAGAGCCAGTAAAAGGGACATCCTGTCAAGTTTTGACCTTCAGAGATTTCGTTTTCCTCCACATCTATTTTTCTATATCTGGGATGCCGTGCGGGTACATTTTCAAGAAGGTACTTAGTGTAGGGATGCTTGGGATTTGCAAGCACCTCATCTTTGTTTCCAAGCTCCATAAGTGTGCCAGCATAAATAATACCCAATCTGTCGGCTATTCTCTCAACAGCCCTTATATCGTGGGTTATGAGAAGGGTACTTATACCCATCTGCTTTAATTCTGCAAATAGGTTTAGTATCTCTTTTCTGACGCTGGCATCAAGGGAAGCTGTCGGTTCATCCGCAACCAAAAGATCGGGAGATAGAGACACAGCCCTGGCTATGGCAACCCTCTGCCTTTGTCCGCCTGAAAGTTGGTTTGGTTTTCTTTGAAGAAGTTCTTCCGAAAGCCTAACCATATCCATAACTTTTCCTATTCTTTCATCTCTGTCCTTCAACCCATGAACGATCATAGGCTCTTCAATGATCTCCCTCACATTCATGTAAGGGTTAAGGGAAGAAAAGGGATCCTGAAAGACCGCTCCTACCCTTTTGGTATACTCTTTCCCCATACTTTTTATGTCTACCCCCCTTAGCTTTACACTCCCTTGTGTGGGTTTTTCAAGCCTGAGGATGATCCTGCCTATGGTGGTTTTACCAGAACCACTCTCTCCTACGAGAGCAAATATTTCTCCTTGTTCTATACTGAAACTCACATCCTTTACTGCGGTATGGTATGCTGATCCGAACAATCCTCTGCTCACTTTAAATACTTTGGTTAAAGAGTTTACTTCAAGAAGTTTACTCATATGGTTCTGGAAAACCTAAGCTCTTTTTTATTCTTGATGTGTTCATCAAAGACCATGGCTATGTTCCTGATGAGGAGTCTACCCTCAGGCATAACGGTGATCTTCTTATCTTTTACTGTCAGAAGACCATCAGATTCCATCTCTTTCAACTCGCACAGCTCCCTCTCAAAATGCTCTTCAAAGTTTATACCAAACATGCTCTCTATCTTCTCAAAACTGCACGAAAAGTGACACATCAGATCCATAATAACTTCTCTCCTTATAAGGTCCTCGTAGGTAAGTAGGTAACCTTTCATAATAGGTAGCCTGCCTGCATCTATAGCTATATAGTAATCCCTTATTGTCTTGTAGTTTTGAAAGTATCCATCGTAAAGCATGCCTATGG from Hydrogenobacter sp. carries:
- a CDS encoding ABC transporter ATP-binding protein, translated to MSKLLEVNSLTKVFKVSRGLFGSAYHTAVKDVSFSIEQGEIFALVGESGSGKTTIGRIILRLEKPTQGSVKLRGVDIKSMGKEYTKRVGAVFQDPFSSLNPYMNVREIIEEPMIVHGLKDRDERIGKVMDMVRLSEELLQRKPNQLSGGQRQRVAIARAVSLSPDLLVADEPTASLDASVRKEILNLFAELKQMGISTLLITHDIRAVERIADRLGIIYAGTLMELGNKDEVLANPKHPYTKYLLENVPARHPRYRKIDVEENEISEGQNLTGCPFYWLCSERMEGCKENVKEVLSDGRLVKCNLY